A window of Eubalaena glacialis isolate mEubGla1 chromosome 11, mEubGla1.1.hap2.+ XY, whole genome shotgun sequence genomic DNA:
TTGCTGCTGTCAGCACACCAGTTCTCCTCTCAGGCCCTAAGGAAGTATTTGTGCTGCCAGGGTGATCACTGGTTGCCAAAATGGAGTCCATGACAAGAGAAGGTGTTGGGAAAGTGGCCTCAGGTAATCTGGGGTGTGACAGAGATGTAAAACTGGGTTTCCTTGAGACAACTTCTGGACCCTGAGTCAGAGGGGTCAGTGATAAGGGCGTTGGATCTGGGCTGGGTTTTTATGTGGGCACAAGTGAGGAAAGTCTTTCTAATACATTCTGTGCATTGTTAGGTTCAACCCTTACTGCAGCACCAAGTCACAACCCAAACTCCCCTGGTTGAAAAAGTTTTCAGGTCTGTGCCACCAAGCAGCTGTTTGAAGCGTtaagactcttaaaaaaaaaagaaaaggccctTTTTCAGGTTTGGGCCCAATGAGCAGGGGGAGTTAGACACAGATTTCCCACTGTACTCCTGACAAACGGGTTCATACACCGCTGGAGCACATGTTTAATGCATCTGGTGAATACAGTCTCAGATTTCTAAGTGCAGAGGAGATGGTGCTCCAGGTCAGCGAGTGGTTATTCCAAGTTAAACATTCCTGACATACTGAGCACTTGAGCAGGACAGAAGGTCTCAGTGACTGTGTCCACAAACCTTTCGTTCTCCACAGGCAGGATGGAGAGGCGGAGGGCTCGAGACTGGTGGGCTGGGACCTGCTCTTAGGCTTTACTTCAGTCAGAATGCTTCATGGACATGGTCCTAGTTTCCCAAACTGATAAATGAGCCCTTTCCAGAAGACCTCCGTGTTAACAAGAGGACTTCTTTTCCTGTCTATAGGACAAGTGTTAATAGAAGTTGCTGGACAGGAAAATTATGAGACGACTTGGCCAGGAAGAAAGAAGTCTGAGGGTGAGACCTGACGTAGGAGAACACCAGAACTCTGCCCTGTGACAGAATTGGAAGATTTCCACTTCCCCACCCCGTGCAGGGACAAAGGCTGAGGGACAGAGCACTTGTCAGTGCCTGCTGCTGCCTGTCGCGAAGTCTGCTCCCAGAATGGACGTCTTGATATTTTGCTATGAtctggagagaaagggagggactgAGGGTAGAAGTCTGGAAACCTGctagacccagagctgggggAAGATGGGCTACGAGGAGCATGGACTCTGGGACAGCTCCTCTGCTTTGGGGGGAGGGGATCAGGATGGACGAAGGGGAGAGTATCAGCAAGGAAATGGAGCCCTTTCCTGCATGGCGGGGGTGGAGAATCCTCGAGCCGGCCCAGCTGCAGGGTGCCTGTCTCAGACCTCAGCTTCACCCCGCCCCTGCTGTCCCCACCGCCCACCCCCTCCATTTATCATCACACTGAGGATGCACTGCTAGGAAACAGCCTGCTGAGGCCTCCTGGCTCCTTGGCCTCTGGCCTCTTGTCCCTGTAGCCTACATGTGTGCTAGAAGATCAACAAGCACAAACACAAAAGGAAAGTTGTGTGGGGTTCCTGTGGAGCTCACTCTTTCCGGCCAGGGTGGTTTCTGAAACGGGTGCGTCTGGTTTCTGCTGAGCATCTCTTTAGCTTCAGCTCCCTTCCCAGTCCCAGCTTGCAGTGCAGACTTTTTCAGAGATCCAGAGTCATGTCTGTctctattctttatttctccttttcccctGCGTGTCTCCCTTCGGCACAGGGACTGTGTGGAATGGTACAACGCCAAGGACCcgttccctctccctccctgcctcccaccccgtTCCCCGACCTCAATATTTTAAGACATACTCAAAATTGGGCCATGAGGGCTCTGACCGTcttccccctgccccgcccctgcccccctccccgccccccccccccagatctCTCACCTACACTTCCAGCTTTCTACTTGGCTGGTAGAGGAGACTGGAATCTTCCTCAGCTGGCTATAAGAGCCCGAGGAGCAGAGGTGGGTGGGGTGTCTGCTTCCTGGAAGTTCAGGcttgggtggtggtgggggctGGCCGCAGGGCGCTGGATGCCCTCCTTGGTGATGACGATGGAATgctgggtggaggaggaggaggaggaggaagcatgTCTGCCCTCCCTGGCCTGGACCTTGGGAAGGTAATGGACCACAGCGTTGAGCAGCCGGCCCCGGAAGCTCGGGCTGAGAAAGTTGTACAGGATGGGGTTGACGACGCAGTGGAGCATGGAGAAGCAGTCAATGATGTCGTAGAAGAAGTAGAGCAGGTGGGCCAGATAGCAGTGGAGGGAGATGTGGGTCCCGTGCAGTGTGATCAGCAGCAGGGTCACATGGTATGGCAGCCAGCAGATGACAAAGACGGCAATGTAGGCACACACCAACAGGCAGTGGCGCCGGCCCTCAGGCTGTCCTGCCCGCCGAAGGCGGCAGGCCGTCAGCACGTTGAAGACCGCGATAAGAGGGAAGGGCAGCAGGAAGCCCAGGACGGTGGTGGACAGGGCCACCGCCAGGGCCCATGTGCTGTACGTTTCAAAAGGTGCCATGAAGAGGCACATGGGCTC
This region includes:
- the GPR182 gene encoding G-protein coupled receptor 182 isoform X2; this encodes MFPGMNWRHSLVLMSATGPSVAPASEAGEIHNWTELLHFFNHTLPECHMELSESTKRVALFVLYLAVFVVGLVENLLVICVNWRGATRAGLLRLYVLNMAIADLGIVLSLPVWMLEVTLDYTWLWGSFSCRFTHYFYFANMYSSIFFLVCLSIDRYVTLTNASPSWQRHQHRGRRAVCAGVWVLSALIPLPEVVHIRLVESFEPMCLFMAPFETYSTWALAVALSTTVLGFLLPFPLIAVFNVLTACRLRRAGQPEGRRHCLLVCAYIAVFVICWLPYHVTLLLITLHGTHISLHCYLAHLLYFFYDIIDCFSMLHCVVNPILYNFLSPSFRGRLLNAVVHYLPKVQAREGRHASSSSSSSTQHSIVITKEGIQRPAASPHHHPSLNFQEADTPPTSAPRALIAS
- the GPR182 gene encoding G-protein coupled receptor 182 isoform X3 — translated: MSATGPSVAPASEAGEIHNWTELLHFFNHTLPECHMELSESTKRVALFVLYLAVFVVGLVENLLVICVNWRGATRAGLLRLYVLNMAIADLGIVLSLPVWMLEVTLDYTWLWGSFSCRFTHYFYFANMYSSIFFLVCLSIDRYVTLTNASPSWQRHQHRGRRAVCAGVWVLSALIPLPEVVHIRLVESFEPMCLFMAPFETYSTWALAVALSTTVLGFLLPFPLIAVFNVLTACRLRRAGQPEGRRHCLLVCAYIAVFVICWLPYHVTLLLITLHGTHISLHCYLAHLLYFFYDIIDCFSMLHCVVNPILYNFLSPSFRGRLLNAVVHYLPKVQAREGRHASSSSSSSTQHSIVITKEGIQRPAASPHHHPSLNFQEADTPPTSAPRALIAS